One part of the Candidatus Poribacteria bacterium genome encodes these proteins:
- a CDS encoding SUMF1/EgtB/PvdO family nonheme iron enzyme, whose protein sequence is MFLRLLLLSFVAHLVLLFGCDQSRMPITDIMTDTRRIQSEDETGAEPEPIVDANMVLIPAGEVSIGLSQSQLERYKQQYPPTIPVTLEWFTVQRKAHLPATALPLQTVYVDAFYMDIHEVTWEQYLDFVNASGYESTRVTQTLKIFPDLVSRSGYFGKKPITQLTIPEMKAYAEWHGKHIPTEIEWEKAARGGLRDKNYPWGNEIDPTHANYNHAGILNVFNPDNNTPVLSLVEVGQYPANGYGLYDMAGNVSEFVTTQWDHVRGDIDDVISRGGNYRRPGFEQQNWYRNYHKTGEYTSSVGFRCIKRINVQPRAQNVP, encoded by the coding sequence ATTAAGTTTTGTAGCGCATTTGGTGTTGCTATTCGGCTGTGACCAAAGTCGGATGCCAATCACCGATATAATGACGGATACAAGACGGATACAATCTGAAGATGAAACTGGAGCTGAACCTGAACCTATCGTAGATGCCAATATGGTGTTAATTCCTGCTGGCGAGGTCTCCATCGGTTTATCACAAAGTCAGTTAGAACGGTATAAACAGCAATATCCGCCTACGATCCCTGTTACGCTCGAATGGTTCACAGTCCAAAGGAAAGCGCATCTCCCCGCAACAGCATTACCCCTACAAACCGTCTATGTAGATGCATTCTACATGGACATACACGAGGTGACCTGGGAGCAGTATCTCGATTTTGTCAACGCATCGGGGTATGAGAGCACGCGGGTGACTCAGACGCTGAAGATTTTCCCGGATTTGGTAAGCAGATCCGGCTATTTTGGAAAAAAGCCTATTACACAACTCACGATCCCTGAAATGAAAGCGTATGCTGAGTGGCACGGCAAACACATCCCAACCGAAATTGAATGGGAAAAAGCGGCACGCGGCGGACTCAGAGATAAGAATTACCCCTGGGGCAACGAGATTGATCCAACGCATGCTAACTACAATCATGCGGGCATCCTAAATGTATTTAACCCGGATAATAATACACCCGTTTTATCACTTGTTGAAGTTGGGCAGTATCCCGCAAACGGGTATGGGCTTTATGATATGGCTGGCAATGTCTCGGAATTTGTGACGACTCAATGGGATCATGTTAGGGGAGATATAGATGACGTTATATCTCGCGGTGGTAATTATCGCAGGCCCGGATTTGAACAGCAGAATTGGTATAGAAACTATCACAAAACAGGGGAATATACAAGTTCAGTCGGTTTTCGGTGTATCAAACGCATCAACGTACAGCCCCGCGCACAGAATGTTCCTTGA